Genomic segment of uncultured Desulfobacter sp.:
TTCCAGCCGCCAGATAGTCAATAGAATCCGCAACGCCCTTGCCCCGGCTAATTCGCCTTAAGGGGTTTCCAGGAAATTTCGCACTCCCCTGTATACCCGGAAACATAAATAACACCGTCTGAAACCGTAACGGAGAGGTCCATTGTCCTGTTGGCCAATCCAGCCAGTTCCTGTATGCCTTTCCATTGAAGCTGAAAGACCTCCGCACTTAACCCCTGGAACTTTTCCCCTTCCTTCTCCCACCAGCTGTCTGACTTGAGGTTAAAGGAATATACCCGCACCGCAGAAGAGAGCCGTCCGGCCTTTTTGATCCGGTCAAAGGAAGGTTCTCCCACCTCAACCCAGAGGGCAATCCTGCCATCCAGGGTTTTCTCCCAGATATCAGGCTCCTCCACAGTGGAAAGCCCCCGGGTCATGGTCAGGGCTTCGGTGGCATTCATGCAGAATGCGATCACTCTTGCCATCATGCGTTCAACAGATTCAGAAGGGTGCTGGGCAAGGGTAAGATTCAGGGTATCGTAAACATTTCGGTCCACATCGGCCAAGGTGATATTTGCTTTAAAAATGGTGGGTTTAAGGGCCACTTGATTATCCTATAGGTTAAAATTCTGTCAATAAAATGTCAATTCTGTTCAGGGCTCCCTTAACCGAATCCATATTCCCCTGTCAAGCAGTGCTTTGTCTCAAGTCTCACCTGGCCCCGGTTAAAATGCCCCGAGCAAAAAGTATCCAAGGTTTATAAAATGGCCGGAACAATATATGGTGACATTTTTTCTCTCACTTTTAGGTCTAACAGCCAGCATGAAACGCGGTGACTTTTGCCGACGTTTCCAATGCCGTTGTCAAATGATTTCTCAAAGCTTTTCTTGATGCTTTGTCTACCAATGTAAAAAATCGGTCCGTATCATCTTTCAATATAGATGGCTTATGGCCGTCAACTTTTTTAAATTCACAATCCAATTGATCTGATAAAAAGAAAAATTCTTGATACAGCGCACTATTGTTAATGGGCCTGTTTTTTTTAGACAAATAACTATTGTTCTCAAATCGCCCACGCCTTGCTTGAAGTCCGATAATGTTCTGGGAATCGGTATACACAATAATTCTGGTGGCCGGCTCTTGAATTGAAGTCAATGCCCAAATCAGGGTCTGAATTTCCAGTTTAGCGGAACTGGTCTGCTCAAATTTTTTTAGCTTAACATTTACCTTAAAGGAGTCTGAATACGGTACCTCAAAAAAATCAGCAAGGTATGCCCCATATCCGACCTTTGATTTTGGATTCACACTACCATCTATGAATAGCCGTAAGATTGTCATTCAAATATTGGATATCCACTTATTTAAATGATTGGCAAAATTACTCAAATTCTTCTGATTGATCGCAGCCGGCCCACCGGTATCAATTCCACTGTCCCTTAAGCTCTCCTTAAACGCCCTCATTCTAATCTGTTCCTGAATTGATTCTTTAGAATAAAGACGCCCCCTGGGATTAAGGGCATGACCCTCTTTTTCTAAAACCTGAGCTGCCAAACGTATATCAGAAGTAATCACCAGATCACCTTTATCAAGCAACTCAAGAATCCTGTTGTCCGCCTCATCAAACCCTCTGGGGACTTGGAAAAATGTAATATAGTTCCGCTGGGGTATTTTTATGGGATGATTGGCAACCATGGCTAACTCCACACGGGTCCTATCGGCTGCTCTGAACAAAATATTTTTAACCACCCCTGGGCATGCATCTGCATCCACCCATATTTTCATGTAGTGCCCTTTGTCTTTATAGTTAACCCAAACTATAGTAAAGCCTTTTCGCTTGATCTTTATGGCTATCGCAAGTTGCCCCAGGGGTCTTCGGACCCATCCTCTCCAGGCCTTAACTCAAGCTGAAGCCCTTTTAAAAAATTACGCAGCATCTGGTTTTTGCACTCTCTGTAATGCTTGTGCCCGGGTTTTCGAAAAAAGGCGCTTAATTCATGTTTGCTGATTTGCAAACCAGCCAAGGATAAAACTCTGATCATATCTTCTGCTTTAAAATTTACAGCGATCTTCAGCTTTTTTAAAATAGCATTATTATTTAATATTTGCTCTGGTTCAGGTTGAGATCCCTCTCTTTTCCCCCGTTTATGATTGATGAATCCATTCAAAAAAATAGCCAATTCTGTATCCGTGCATTTTTTACAGGCGGGGTCATCATCTTTTTTCAGCCAATCACTGACCTGACCCCGTGACACCTCATAGTCGGCTTGTCCAAAAACAGAGATCATTTCTGAATCACTGAGATCAAAAATATATCGAATCCTGCGTAACATATCATTTTTATTCATATTAGAAGACCAATCCCTTTGTCTCTTAATTATATTAATCTTTTTTTATAACGTTAGAACATTCTTATCAGCTCCGCAATGCTCTTGACGAGTTGACCATGTCCTTCGTGAAGGTAGATTCCAATCTGCGCGATCAACGAATATGCTACGGCAAATTGGGCCAAAGCATATCCGGCAACGGTGAACTGGCTGACGCTGATAACACCAAACCCGAATTGGGATAGTGTGAAAATGCCACATGCAAATTGTCCGATGGCGATGATGCCTTTTGCCGGGACAGGCATCCTGTTTGGAGTGTACTTGAATGAGATGTGAATCCATGGCCAACCGAACAGGATTGCTTTTGATTTGTATTCAAAACCCCAGCCACCCCATTTTTCTTTGGCGGGGAACGGTGCGCCGCACTGCGGACAAGCCATCGCTTGTTCGGATATCTCGTGCCGGCATTCGCGACAAGGTTTCATATCCCCTCCCCTTTTTTTCAGCCAATCAGATACGTGCCGGTTCCTGTGGCGATCCGGACATCCTGTTCATTGTAAAGGTCAATTTTTGCAACCACTATCCGTCTGCCGGCCCTGATAATCCGGCTTCTGCATTCAAAGGCCTCTCCCCTGCCAGGCCTTAAATAATCGACCCGAATATTAATCGTTGCTGATTCAACAAGTTTTTGACTGATCACTTCAAAAGATTTACCTTCTTGAAATTTTGCACAGGAAACCAGTGCAGAAAGCCCGCCGGTCAAATCAAGAACTGATGCGGTGACACCTCCATGCAGAATACCGGCAGATGAATTTCCTATGAGATCCGCCTTCATCTCAAAGGTGGTAACAGCCTCTCCTGAATCGTAATCCAGATTTTTTATATCAATGCCAAGAACCTTGTTGAACGGCAGCATTTCAAGGTAGTATTTTTTTATATTCTCAATCACATGTTCACTCATATCAATTCTGCTCAATTTTGAATTTTAGTTTCCGTGCTATATATCGTACCAACGGCAGCTGCACAATGAGCGGATGATTGATTTTTCAAATTGTTTTATGTAACGTGGATAAGATTCACACGCACAAACGGCTTTGACGGCATCCGGCAAGTTTCTTCTGGTTAAAGTATCTGTTTTCTATGATGCCATATGTTTGAATTAAGATGGAGAAGAGAATGATGCGATTTTTATTGATAGGCATGGTTTTATTGGTATTTGTTTTCGGAATGGGAATTTATGCTCAAGCAGCCCAAACAGACATAATTCCAACTGCTAAAGGCGATTTGAAAATAACCTTGATTGGCCACGGCACCCTCATGTTTGAATATGGTGGGAAAATAATTCATGTCGATCCATGGACAAAGGTTGGAGACTATTCATCTCTACCCAAAGCGGATCTGATCCTGATTACACACCATCACCGAGATCACTTGGATATAGCGGCTTTGGAGCAAATTTTAAAAGACAACACCGTTGTTGTGATGACTCAAAAATGCGCTGAACAAATCGAAGCCATGAAATGGTCTCCGATCATTATGGCAAATGGGGACAAAAAAACAGTGAGTGGATTTCCATTAGAAGCCGTCCCGGCATACAACCTGGTCCATAAGCGTGAAGACGGTACGCCCTTTCATCCAAAGGGTGAAGGCAACGGATACATCCTCACATTCGCAGATAAGCGCATTTATGTGGCAGGGGATACAGAAAACACGCCGGAGGTGAAAACTTTAAATAATATTGATGTTGCCTTTATTCCGATGAATTTGCCATATACCATGGATTCAGCCATGGCGGCCGATGCCGTTAAGGCATTTAAGCCCAGGTTGGTTTATCCCTATCACACGACAAGCAGCGAAGAGGATCAAGTGCCGGGCTTCATAGAATTAATGAAAGGATTTGATGACGTTGACATCCGGATTTTAAAATAGCGCATGCTTCAAATTCACCGGGAGGCTGTATGCCACCCGGTGAATTGTCCGGCGATATACCGTCTTTCGTATTGAGAATTAAAAAAACAGTTTAAATTTTCTTCCCTATATAGAAAGTATACCCATAATATTTTTTGTACTTTTTATATAGTTGAGCTTCATGCCGTTGGTTTGCGATAAATTCTTCGGCAATTTTGTTGCCGGCGTTTTGTTTCAAGAAAAGTTCATCTGCAGCTACTTTGGGCACAAAGTAATTTTCCGTCCAGCAGTTTTCAGGCAAAATAAAAGCGGCGACCGGCATATACCCGGATTTTTGCATCTGTTCCACCTTATTGGAGACCGTGTCTATT
This window contains:
- a CDS encoding YaeQ family protein, which gives rise to MALKPTIFKANITLADVDRNVYDTLNLTLAQHPSESVERMMARVIAFCMNATEALTMTRGLSTVEEPDIWEKTLDGRIALWVEVGEPSFDRIKKAGRLSSAVRVYSFNLKSDSWWEKEGEKFQGLSAEVFQLQWKGIQELAGLANRTMDLSVTVSDGVIYVSGYTGECEISWKPLKAN
- a CDS encoding RNase H family protein, whose protein sequence is MTILRLFIDGSVNPKSKVGYGAYLADFFEVPYSDSFKVNVKLKKFEQTSSAKLEIQTLIWALTSIQEPATRIIVYTDSQNIIGLQARRGRFENNSYLSKKNRPINNSALYQEFFFLSDQLDCEFKKVDGHKPSILKDDTDRFFTLVDKASRKALRNHLTTALETSAKVTAFHAGC
- a CDS encoding YaiI/YqxD family protein, with protein sequence MKIWVDADACPGVVKNILFRAADRTRVELAMVANHPIKIPQRNYITFFQVPRGFDEADNRILELLDKGDLVITSDIRLAAQVLEKEGHALNPRGRLYSKESIQEQIRMRAFKESLRDSGIDTGGPAAINQKNLSNFANHLNKWISNI
- a CDS encoding DUF1456 family protein, with protein sequence MNKNDMLRRIRYIFDLSDSEMISVFGQADYEVSRGQVSDWLKKDDDPACKKCTDTELAIFLNGFINHKRGKREGSQPEPEQILNNNAILKKLKIAVNFKAEDMIRVLSLAGLQISKHELSAFFRKPGHKHYRECKNQMLRNFLKGLQLELRPGEDGSEDPWGNLR
- a CDS encoding thioesterase family protein, which gives rise to MSEHVIENIKKYYLEMLPFNKVLGIDIKNLDYDSGEAVTTFEMKADLIGNSSAGILHGGVTASVLDLTGGLSALVSCAKFQEGKSFEVISQKLVESATINIRVDYLRPGRGEAFECRSRIIRAGRRIVVAKIDLYNEQDVRIATGTGTYLIG
- a CDS encoding MBL fold metallo-hydrolase, with protein sequence MMRFLLIGMVLLVFVFGMGIYAQAAQTDIIPTAKGDLKITLIGHGTLMFEYGGKIIHVDPWTKVGDYSSLPKADLILITHHHRDHLDIAALEQILKDNTVVVMTQKCAEQIEAMKWSPIIMANGDKKTVSGFPLEAVPAYNLVHKREDGTPFHPKGEGNGYILTFADKRIYVAGDTENTPEVKTLNNIDVAFIPMNLPYTMDSAMAADAVKAFKPRLVYPYHTTSSEEDQVPGFIELMKGFDDVDIRILK